One window of Leptolyngbyaceae cyanobacterium genomic DNA carries:
- a CDS encoding DUF4258 domain-containing protein encodes MKTSRFKSVLALLVTAVILLSDVGAAFAKPRIRLNRSPRNPTPRTGIIGTRLRGFLPNPSNHGQTRRRQRNIPAREILQAVREGRVVRQPHRRGQNGRPRVRYEGRNATVVTQNGRIVTTFWNNQRNRSRQRSAAEGSPIPFPNRNR; translated from the coding sequence ATGAAAACATCTCGTTTCAAATCAGTTTTGGCTTTACTTGTAACTGCTGTGATTCTGTTGTCTGATGTTGGTGCAGCATTTGCTAAACCTCGCATTCGTTTAAATCGGAGTCCTCGCAATCCAACACCTCGTACTGGTATTATTGGAACTCGTCTTCGCGGTTTTTTACCCAATCCCAGCAATCACGGTCAGACCCGAAGGAGACAACGCAACATTCCTGCGAGAGAGATACTTCAAGCAGTTCGAGAAGGTAGGGTTGTTCGTCAACCGCATCGACGTGGACAGAATGGCAGACCCAGAGTGCGCTATGAAGGTCGCAATGCTACTGTAGTGACACAGAATGGCAGAATAGTAACTACTTTCTGGAATAATCAGCGTAACCGCAGCCGTCAACGCAGCGCCGCAGAAGGAAGCCCGATTCCTTTTCCAAATCGGAATCGCTAG
- a CDS encoding NB-ARC domain-containing protein encodes MTITEVLQFVDRIVEKQTGKHLDDLEKDVIQGVWQGKTYNQIADECGYDKNYVGDVSRQLFKTLSEQLNENINKSNFGWAIERVINSHFVGVNTNITYCPFYPHPDPNQSINKEEKTTKNTSYHDLTLAPKITHFYDRTTELQTLSHWLTTQNSRLISVLGLSGIGKTTLVKQFVDLNLSQFDAIIWKSIKLSPSLDTIITEIFKLINSELIQTDNKLTQLFDLLRQQKCLIILDDVQELFTKGQFAGQYQVQYKNYKSFFTKITEIEHQSSLILISQEQCQEMFCLDEDVYPVKCLELKGLNNTEILKSLGLKDEESWLTLLNLYEGNPVYLKEIGNLIRNIFGGKVSEFIKEDSLILTEDMKFQFNELFERMSTIEQQIIRELSKANQPMSREDLRQALSCSSTDLINGLQSLSKRYLVKSVEGDRISFDLPPVFREYVRRNYASLGSIMQ; translated from the coding sequence ATGACTATTACGGAAGTTTTACAATTTGTAGATCGAATAGTCGAAAAACAAACAGGTAAACACCTAGATGATCTGGAAAAAGATGTCATTCAAGGAGTTTGGCAAGGAAAAACTTATAATCAAATTGCAGATGAATGTGGCTATGATAAAAACTATGTTGGAGATGTTAGTCGTCAGTTATTTAAGACTTTATCCGAACAGCTAAATGAAAATATTAATAAATCTAATTTTGGCTGGGCAATTGAGAGAGTTATTAATTCTCATTTTGTTGGTGTAAATACTAATATTACCTATTGTCCGTTTTATCCTCACCCAGATCCAAATCAATCTATCAATAAGGAAGAGAAAACGACCAAAAATACAAGTTACCACGATTTAACCCTAGCACCCAAAATCACTCATTTCTACGATCGCACAACCGAACTCCAAACCCTATCCCACTGGCTAACCACCCAAAACTCTCGCCTCATCTCAGTTTTAGGACTCAGTGGAATAGGTAAAACCACCCTCGTTAAACAGTTCGTTGACCTCAACCTATCACAATTCGATGCAATCATCTGGAAAAGCATCAAACTCTCCCCATCTTTAGATACCATCATTACTGAAATTTTCAAACTTATTAATTCCGAACTTATTCAAACTGACAATAAATTAACCCAACTTTTCGACCTTTTACGCCAGCAAAAATGTTTAATCATCCTTGATGATGTGCAAGAATTATTTACCAAAGGACAATTTGCCGGACAGTACCAAGTTCAATACAAAAACTATAAAAGCTTTTTTACAAAAATAACTGAAATCGAACATCAAAGTAGTTTAATCTTAATTAGTCAAGAACAATGCCAAGAGATGTTTTGCTTAGATGAAGATGTATATCCTGTTAAGTGCTTGGAATTAAAAGGATTAAATAATACCGAAATTCTAAAAAGCCTGGGATTGAAAGATGAGGAAAGTTGGTTAACGCTACTTAATCTCTATGAAGGTAATCCGGTTTATTTAAAAGAGATCGGTAATTTGATTAGAAATATATTTGGTGGTAAAGTATCTGAGTTTATTAAAGAGGATAGTTTGATTTTGACGGAAGATATGAAATTTCAGTTTAATGAATTATTTGAAAGAATGTCAACGATCGAACAACAAATTATTAGAGAATTAAGTAAAGCTAATCAACCGATGTCAAGAGAAGATTTAAGACAAGCTTTATCCTGCTCATCAACAGACTTAATTAATGGTTTGCAATCTTTAAGTAAACGCTATTTAGTTAAATCAGTAGAGGGCGATCGAATTTCGTTTGATTTGCCTCCGGTT